Proteins from a genomic interval of Mesobacillus sp. S13:
- a CDS encoding LPXTG cell wall anchor domain-containing protein, which produces MKKTFMKKLSAVSIAFLMLFSLTIPALANENGDAASDNEGNTKVEIEAKESTQQQNDQSNEVENDESTQEESDESAQDENDESTQEENDESTQEENNDPSQEEDAESTQDENDESTQEESDESTQEENDESTQEENNDPSQEEDAESTQDENDESTQEENGDSNKEEKDSEKGTKLNANKSTEIHLHLKNCTEDVVKVEVMLKGSWKEMSNPGNSPLYKLKDGGEFVKNDITAFRLTFESGTKQEYSMDEVREGKEAEGTINYWLEGCSIEDDNSEEPGDGTENPGDGEEDPGDGTENPGDGTEEPGDGNSDDQGEENGNKSTEIHLHLKNCVAPVESVFVKLNGEWKEMSNPGNSPLYKLKDDGEFAKDDITEFKLVFESGAERFYDVEDIRVGVEAEGSINYWIEDCALPEDDNTEEPGDGTGDDDEDSDQDGESPDVIEIVKEMYITFNLDIETVVNLTLLMNGGEKLELIKINNLWKLILANGLDVTDIQGIEIEFEDGTTKFIALSMLSFELEDQVIHLEIDEAVLGIDNEADVEDETDVDEDDGTGKTGNNDNNSGGDVTQDWNGSVLPKTGESSKMMFYILGFLLMAAGTGLRMRKPIRN; this is translated from the coding sequence ATGAAAAAGACTTTTATGAAAAAATTATCAGCAGTCTCGATTGCATTCCTAATGTTATTTTCACTGACAATACCGGCACTAGCAAATGAGAATGGAGATGCGGCGTCGGATAATGAAGGAAACACAAAAGTTGAAATCGAAGCCAAAGAATCAACTCAACAACAAAACGATCAGTCAAATGAAGTAGAAAATGATGAATCAACACAAGAAGAATCCGATGAGTCAGCTCAAGACGAAAACGATGAGTCAACTCAAGAAGAAAATGATGAGTCAACTCAAGAAGAAAACAATGATCCATCCCAAGAAGAAGACGCTGAGTCAACTCAAGACGAAAACGATGAATCAACACAAGAAGAATCCGATGAGTCAACTCAAGAAGAAAATGATGAGTCGACTCAAGAAGAAAACAATGATCCATCCCAAGAAGAAGACGCTGAGTCAACTCAAGACGAAAACGATGAATCTACACAAGAAGAAAATGGTGATTCAAACAAGGAAGAAAAGGATTCTGAAAAAGGTACTAAATTAAATGCCAATAAAAGTACAGAGATACATCTGCATTTGAAAAACTGCACAGAAGATGTGGTAAAAGTAGAGGTCATGTTAAAGGGAAGTTGGAAAGAGATGTCCAACCCGGGTAACTCGCCACTGTATAAACTGAAAGATGGTGGTGAGTTTGTAAAGAATGATATTACTGCTTTCAGGCTAACTTTTGAGTCAGGAACTAAACAAGAATATTCCATGGATGAGGTTAGGGAAGGAAAAGAAGCGGAAGGAACCATTAACTATTGGCTTGAAGGCTGCTCTATAGAAGATGACAATTCTGAAGAACCTGGCGATGGTACGGAGAATCCGGGTGACGGTGAAGAGGACCCAGGAGATGGGACAGAAAACCCTGGCGATGGAACGGAGGAACCAGGTGATGGCAACAGTGATGATCAGGGTGAAGAGAATGGCAACAAAAGCACGGAAATCCATCTTCATCTAAAAAACTGCGTTGCTCCAGTTGAGAGTGTGTTTGTTAAATTAAATGGTGAATGGAAAGAAATGTCCAATCCAGGTAACTCCCCGCTATATAAGCTTAAAGATGATGGGGAATTTGCAAAGGATGATATCACGGAATTTAAGCTTGTATTTGAATCAGGTGCTGAAAGATTCTATGACGTCGAAGACATTAGAGTAGGAGTAGAAGCGGAGGGATCCATTAATTATTGGATAGAGGACTGCGCATTACCTGAAGATGATAACACAGAAGAACCAGGGGATGGAACGGGAGATGACGATGAAGATTCCGATCAAGATGGAGAATCACCGGATGTTATCGAAATAGTCAAAGAAATGTATATCACTTTTAATCTGGATATTGAAACAGTTGTAAACTTGACATTGTTAATGAATGGCGGCGAGAAGCTTGAACTCATCAAGATTAACAACCTCTGGAAACTAATTTTGGCCAATGGTCTGGATGTTACAGATATTCAGGGAATAGAGATTGAGTTTGAAGATGGAACGACTAAATTTATAGCGCTAAGCATGCTTTCTTTTGAATTAGAAGATCAGGTTATCCACTTAGAAATTGATGAAGCAGTCCTCGGTATTGATAATGAAGCAGACGTTGAAGATGAAACCGATGTTGACGAGGATGATGGAACTGGGAAAACTGGCAATAATGATAACAATTCCGGAGGGGACGTTACGCAAGACTGGAACGGAAGCGTACTTCCAAAAACAGGTGAAAGCAGCAAAATGATGTTCTATATTTTAGGCTTCCTTCTAATGGCTGCCGGTACAGGATTAAGAATGAGAAAGCCAATCAGGAACTAA
- a CDS encoding sodium-dependent transporter, with translation MNKHEQWTSKLGFILAAAGSAIGLGAIWKFPYMAGTNGGGIFLVFFLLMTIFIGAPILLAEFIIGRNTQKDAVMSYKHLAPKSAWPLLGYGGVIASFLILSFYSAVGGWILSYLGRSLTGSLSGLTQAQYGATFESIISNPVEAVAVQLLFLVLTIWVVQGGVQQGIEKASTYMMPALFILFIILVIRSLTLDGAMAGVEFFLKPDWSAVTGQTILMALGQSFFALSVGLSVMVTYASYLSKGESLAKSAFSVVGLNILISLLAGLVIFPAVFAFGFEPEAGPGLVFVVLPAVFNELAFGGLFLTIFLVLLLFATLTSAFSILEIIVAVLSKGDNHKRKKFSWIAGLLVFAAGIPNALSFGVLSDVKFFGKTFFDLADFLTSNIALPLGAFFIAIFVGYVLPRKMVRRELEEGTGSHSLLFNIWYFSIRYIVPIGIGIVFLQSIGII, from the coding sequence ATGAACAAGCACGAACAATGGACTTCAAAGCTGGGATTCATTCTGGCTGCCGCGGGATCGGCCATTGGTCTTGGGGCGATTTGGAAATTCCCCTACATGGCAGGTACAAATGGCGGCGGGATCTTTCTGGTTTTCTTCTTGCTGATGACTATATTTATAGGCGCACCTATTTTGCTGGCTGAATTCATCATTGGCCGGAACACCCAAAAGGACGCCGTTATGTCTTATAAACACCTGGCTCCGAAAAGTGCATGGCCTTTGCTAGGGTATGGCGGTGTCATTGCCTCCTTTCTGATCCTTTCATTCTACAGTGCAGTAGGCGGTTGGATTCTTTCCTATTTAGGAAGGAGCCTCACTGGCTCACTTTCAGGATTGACACAGGCTCAATACGGAGCAACTTTCGAAAGCATCATATCCAATCCTGTTGAAGCTGTTGCTGTTCAGCTCCTCTTCCTGGTCCTGACCATATGGGTCGTCCAGGGCGGCGTCCAGCAGGGCATTGAAAAAGCGAGCACATACATGATGCCCGCTCTGTTCATTCTTTTTATCATCCTGGTAATCAGATCCCTGACATTGGATGGAGCGATGGCCGGGGTAGAATTTTTCCTGAAGCCTGATTGGTCAGCGGTAACGGGCCAAACCATTTTGATGGCACTGGGCCAGTCTTTTTTCGCATTAAGTGTCGGACTTTCTGTCATGGTGACATACGCTTCCTATTTATCCAAGGGTGAGAGCCTGGCTAAATCCGCTTTTTCAGTAGTCGGGTTGAATATTCTTATATCGCTGCTCGCCGGACTTGTCATTTTCCCGGCTGTATTCGCATTCGGGTTTGAACCTGAAGCTGGTCCTGGTCTAGTCTTCGTTGTTCTGCCTGCTGTTTTTAATGAACTGGCATTTGGCGGGTTATTCTTGACGATTTTCTTGGTTCTGCTGCTTTTCGCGACATTGACTTCCGCATTTTCGATACTCGAAATCATCGTTGCCGTGCTATCCAAAGGAGACAACCATAAGCGTAAAAAGTTTTCCTGGATCGCTGGCTTGCTTGTTTTTGCTGCAGGAATACCGAATGCCCTGTCATTCGGTGTTTTATCAGATGTGAAATTTTTCGGAAAAACCTTCTTTGATCTCGCCGACTTCCTTACTAGCAATATCGCCTTGCCGCTGGGAGCCTTCTTTATCGCCATATTCGTCGGGTATGTGCTGCCCCGGAAAATGGTCAGACGCGAATTGGAGGAAGGCACTGGAAGTCATTCGTTGTTATTCAACATTTGGTACTTTTCCATCCGCTACATCGTACCAATCGGTATCGGCATTGTTTTTCTGCAATCGATTGGTATAATCTAA
- a CDS encoding helix-turn-helix domain-containing protein yields the protein MTAIGQNIKMCRERVGISQEELALKIRVGTRTIQRYESGEQTPKLQTILKISTALDVPASELMGEIYYAAPPEVDQRPSSL from the coding sequence ATGACTGCAATTGGCCAGAATATCAAGATGTGCCGTGAACGAGTCGGAATTTCCCAGGAGGAGCTCGCTTTAAAAATCAGGGTAGGTACGCGAACGATCCAAAGATATGAAAGCGGCGAGCAGACACCTAAATTGCAGACGATTCTAAAGATCTCAACAGCCCTTGATGTCCCTGCCTCAGAGTTAATGGGAGAGATTTATTACGCTGCACCGCCAGAAGTCGACCAAAGACCAAGCAGCTTGTAA
- a CDS encoding ornithine--oxo-acid transaminase has translation MTTTKTSSLIEQTQKYGANNYHPLPIVISKAEGVWVEDPEGNKYMDMLSAYSAVNQGHRHPKVIQALKDQADRVTLTSRAFHNDQLGPWYEKICKLTNKEMALPMNTGAEAVETAIKTARRWAYDVKGVADNQAEIIACIGNFHGRTMTAVSLSSEEEYKRGFGPMLPGIKLVPYGDLDALKEAITPNTAAFLIEPIQGEAGIVIPPEGFMKAAFEACKENNVLFIADEIQAGLARSGKMFACEWEGIEPDMYILGKALGGGVFPISSVVADNDVLGVFNPGSHGSTFGGNPMACAVSIASLDVLIDEKLADRSLELGDYFISKLREIDNPIIKDIRGRGLFIGVELTEPARKYCEELKEEGLLCKETHDTVIRFAPPLVISQEELDWAIQRIKKVLS, from the coding sequence ATGACAACAACAAAAACTAGCTCGCTGATCGAGCAGACTCAAAAGTATGGTGCGAATAACTATCATCCGCTGCCAATCGTCATTTCAAAGGCAGAAGGAGTTTGGGTAGAGGATCCTGAAGGCAACAAATATATGGACATGCTGAGTGCGTATTCAGCTGTCAATCAGGGGCACCGCCATCCGAAGGTCATCCAGGCGCTGAAAGACCAGGCTGACCGTGTTACGCTAACTTCAAGAGCATTCCACAATGACCAGCTTGGACCATGGTATGAAAAGATTTGCAAGTTAACGAATAAAGAAATGGCCTTGCCTATGAACACGGGTGCTGAAGCGGTTGAAACGGCTATTAAAACAGCTCGCCGCTGGGCTTATGATGTCAAAGGCGTTGCGGACAATCAGGCTGAAATCATCGCATGTATCGGCAACTTCCATGGCCGCACAATGACGGCGGTCTCCTTATCATCTGAAGAAGAATACAAACGAGGCTTCGGCCCCATGCTTCCAGGGATCAAACTGGTTCCTTATGGTGACCTAGACGCACTGAAAGAAGCAATCACTCCTAATACTGCAGCGTTTCTGATTGAACCGATTCAAGGTGAAGCGGGAATCGTCATTCCGCCAGAGGGTTTCATGAAAGCTGCGTTCGAGGCATGTAAAGAAAACAATGTCCTGTTCATTGCCGATGAAATCCAGGCTGGTCTTGCGAGGTCCGGAAAAATGTTCGCATGTGAATGGGAGGGCATCGAGCCTGATATGTACATCCTTGGAAAGGCACTTGGCGGTGGGGTGTTCCCGATCTCATCTGTCGTTGCCGACAATGATGTACTGGGAGTATTCAACCCAGGCTCCCACGGATCCACTTTCGGCGGCAATCCAATGGCCTGCGCAGTTTCCATCGCGTCCCTTGATGTTTTGATCGATGAGAAGCTTGCTGATCGTTCCCTTGAACTGGGTGACTATTTCATTAGCAAGCTCCGTGAAATCGACAATCCTATCATCAAGGATATCCGCGGCCGCGGCTTGTTCATTGGTGTCGAGTTAACAGAACCTGCACGAAAGTATTGTGAAGAGCTGAAAGAGGAAGGGCTGCTTTGCAAAGAAACGCATGATACGGTCATCCGTTTCGCTCCGCCGCTTGTCATCAGCCAGGAAGAACTGGATTGGGCCATACAAAGAATCAAGAAAGTATTATCATAA
- a CDS encoding iron-containing alcohol dehydrogenase — MDNFTFYNPTKLIFGKGQLEELKNEVPQYGKKVLLVYGGGSIKRNGLYDSVMDTLKEVGAEVHELPGVEPNPRLSTVHKGVKICKDEGIEFLLAVGGGSVIDCTKAIAAGAKYDGDAWDLVTKKAFAAEALPFGTVLTLAATGSEMNAGSVITNWETNEKYGWGSPVTFPKFSILDPVNTFTVPKDQTIYGIVDMMSHVFEHYFHLTENTEFQDRMCESLLLTVMETAPKLLADLENYEYRATILYSGTMALNGILNMGYRGDWATHNIEHAVSAVYDIPHGGGLAILFPNWMKHNLKIKPERFKKMAVRVFGVNPEGKTDEEAGLEGIEKLREFWNSIGAPSRLADYDIDDSKLEIMADKAMVNGEFGNFAKLNKDDVMEIYRLSL, encoded by the coding sequence ATGGATAACTTTACTTTTTACAATCCAACGAAACTGATATTTGGCAAAGGCCAGCTCGAGGAATTGAAAAACGAAGTTCCTCAATACGGTAAAAAAGTCCTGCTCGTTTATGGCGGTGGCAGCATCAAACGCAATGGTCTTTATGATTCTGTCATGGACACCCTAAAAGAGGTTGGGGCAGAAGTACACGAACTTCCAGGTGTGGAACCAAACCCTCGTCTGTCGACTGTGCATAAAGGCGTGAAAATTTGCAAAGATGAGGGAATCGAATTTTTGCTGGCAGTAGGCGGCGGCAGTGTCATTGACTGCACAAAAGCAATCGCTGCAGGTGCAAAATATGATGGAGATGCTTGGGACCTTGTCACAAAGAAGGCTTTTGCAGCAGAAGCTCTTCCTTTTGGCACAGTACTAACTTTGGCAGCCACTGGCTCTGAAATGAATGCAGGTTCTGTTATCACCAACTGGGAAACGAATGAAAAGTATGGCTGGGGAAGCCCGGTCACATTCCCGAAATTCTCCATCCTTGATCCCGTGAACACTTTCACCGTTCCGAAGGATCAGACGATTTATGGAATTGTGGACATGATGTCACATGTATTTGAACACTATTTCCACTTGACCGAAAACACTGAGTTCCAGGACCGCATGTGTGAATCCTTGCTTTTAACAGTGATGGAAACAGCTCCAAAGCTGCTTGCAGATTTGGAAAACTATGAATACCGCGCAACGATCCTTTATTCAGGAACAATGGCATTGAATGGAATCCTCAATATGGGATACCGAGGAGATTGGGCGACGCATAATATCGAACACGCCGTATCAGCCGTTTATGATATCCCTCACGGAGGCGGTCTGGCGATTCTGTTCCCGAACTGGATGAAGCATAACCTTAAGATAAAACCAGAACGTTTCAAGAAGATGGCTGTCAGGGTCTTCGGCGTGAATCCAGAAGGCAAGACCGACGAAGAAGCAGGATTAGAAGGAATTGAAAAGCTGCGTGAATTCTGGAACAGCATTGGCGCACCGTCACGCCTTGCTGACTATGACATTGATGACAGCAAGCTTGAAATAATGGCTGACAAAGCAATGGTCAATGGGGAATTCGGCAACTTTGCAAAATTGAATAAAGACGATGTAATGGAAATTTATCGTCTGTCGTTGTAA
- a CDS encoding class D sortase, with amino-acid sequence MKKVLSLILILSGGVLFLYPSLSNLYTDYQQEKLISEWEASTFETEAATVAMNEEAAKESLDELNEVFEVKEENTAVQAEEKGDHQAVNDLSITNDSSKENSKPKNTGMLGVIEIDKIDLRLPILYGASERNLDVASGLLNGTSLPGTSGNSAIAAHRSRSYGRMFNRLDEISSGDVVTVKSQNRTYQYKVYETQVVKPQDVSVLNGSKDENTLTLITCTPIDTATHRLIVKAKQLP; translated from the coding sequence ATGAAAAAAGTCCTGTCTTTAATTCTTATATTATCTGGAGGGGTGCTGTTTTTATATCCATCCCTATCAAATTTATATACTGACTATCAGCAGGAGAAATTGATTAGCGAGTGGGAAGCAAGTACATTTGAAACAGAAGCAGCTACTGTCGCTATGAACGAAGAGGCAGCTAAAGAAAGCCTGGATGAACTTAATGAAGTTTTTGAAGTGAAAGAGGAGAATACTGCAGTTCAAGCCGAAGAAAAAGGGGATCACCAGGCGGTTAATGATTTATCCATCACAAATGACTCATCAAAGGAAAACTCAAAGCCCAAAAATACCGGTATGCTTGGTGTAATCGAAATAGATAAAATCGATTTGCGTTTACCGATTCTTTATGGTGCATCGGAACGGAACCTTGATGTAGCTTCAGGTCTGCTAAATGGTACTTCACTACCAGGGACCTCTGGAAACAGTGCAATTGCTGCTCATCGCAGCCGTTCATATGGCAGGATGTTCAACCGCCTGGACGAGATCAGTTCTGGTGATGTCGTGACTGTTAAGTCCCAAAATCGAACTTATCAATACAAAGTTTATGAAACTCAAGTAGTTAAACCACAGGATGTTTCTGTGCTAAACGGCAGTAAAGATGAAAACACCTTGACTCTCATTACCTGCACTCCAATCGATACAGCGACGCACAGGCTGATTGTTAAGGCGAAGCAACTTCCGTAA
- a CDS encoding DUF1871 family protein yields the protein MESKELSYKLIDVLNKWDPFKVGEGQFDPEIADILQAVHDYDVADKIARKIQSVFEFSFEQVLPYEQCLSVANTLLAIKNEDACSL from the coding sequence TTGGAATCGAAAGAACTTAGCTATAAACTAATAGATGTTTTGAATAAATGGGATCCCTTCAAGGTCGGCGAGGGTCAGTTCGATCCGGAAATCGCCGATATCCTTCAGGCTGTCCATGATTATGACGTAGCCGATAAAATTGCACGCAAGATCCAATCTGTTTTCGAGTTTTCATTCGAACAGGTCCTGCCATATGAGCAATGCCTTTCAGTCGCAAACACTCTGCTGGCGATCAAGAATGAGGATGCTTGCTCCTTATAA
- the yugI gene encoding S1 domain-containing post-transcriptional regulator GSP13, which yields MSENIQVGSVLTGKVTGIQPYGAFVALDENTQGLVHISEITHGYVKDVNEHLTVGDEVKVKVLSIDEAAGKIGLSIRATEEAPEQPQRAKKPRSKRPAAVVQHQDDSAQGFNTLKDKLQEWINQSDMAKK from the coding sequence ATGTCAGAAAATATTCAAGTAGGCAGCGTTTTAACAGGTAAAGTAACAGGAATCCAGCCATACGGCGCTTTCGTAGCATTAGATGAAAATACACAAGGTCTTGTGCATATTTCAGAAATCACACACGGTTATGTTAAGGACGTTAACGAGCACCTTACAGTTGGCGATGAAGTGAAAGTGAAAGTTTTGTCAATTGATGAAGCTGCTGGAAAAATCGGCTTATCAATCCGTGCAACTGAAGAAGCACCAGAACAACCACAACGCGCTAAAAAGCCACGCAGCAAGCGTCCAGCAGCTGTAGTTCAGCACCAGGACGACTCAGCTCAAGGTTTCAACACTTTGAAGGATAAGCTTCAAGAGTGGATTAACCAGTCAGATATGGCTAAAAAATAA
- a CDS encoding MalY/PatB family protein — translation MERINFDKVVDRNNSHSVKWDAIDKVFGKDDVLPMWVADMDFHPPKAVTDALKERIEHGVFGYTFVPMSVTEAIKDWMKKRHDCEFKKSSIVFSEGVVPSISTAIRAFTEKGDKVLVHSPVYPPFFNMVKNNDRTLVTSNLLIENERFEIDFADFEAKLQDGVKMFILCNPHNPGGRVWTREELEKIGDLCVKHDVLIVSDEIHSDLVFKPNVHIPIASIKEEYREITTTFVAPSKTFNLAGLQASAALIPNKELKAKFKKVQEQQGFFTLNAFAIAGMEAAYREGEEWLEQLLDYLDENMKIATDFMAEHLPSLKPMKADATYLLWIDCRELGLSDEEIKEQLLEKGKLGLEPGTKYGEGGEGFVRMNLACPRETLNEGLERLKKAFS, via the coding sequence GTGGAAAGAATAAACTTTGACAAGGTAGTGGACAGGAACAATTCGCATTCAGTGAAGTGGGATGCGATTGATAAGGTTTTTGGCAAGGATGATGTCCTCCCAATGTGGGTCGCGGATATGGATTTCCATCCTCCAAAGGCAGTTACCGATGCGCTGAAGGAGCGGATTGAACACGGTGTATTTGGCTATACCTTTGTACCAATGTCTGTGACAGAAGCCATAAAGGACTGGATGAAGAAGCGCCATGATTGTGAATTCAAAAAATCATCCATTGTTTTCAGCGAAGGCGTCGTTCCATCAATCAGCACGGCTATCCGCGCCTTTACGGAAAAAGGGGATAAGGTGCTTGTTCATTCTCCTGTGTATCCACCATTTTTCAACATGGTCAAAAATAATGACCGCACCCTGGTGACTTCCAATTTATTGATTGAAAACGAACGATTCGAAATAGATTTTGCAGACTTTGAAGCCAAGCTTCAGGATGGCGTGAAAATGTTCATTCTCTGTAACCCTCATAATCCTGGGGGCAGAGTCTGGACGAGGGAGGAGCTGGAAAAGATCGGCGACCTGTGCGTAAAGCATGATGTTCTGATTGTTTCCGATGAAATCCATTCAGACCTCGTGTTCAAGCCAAATGTCCATATTCCAATCGCTTCGATCAAGGAAGAGTACAGGGAGATTACGACCACTTTCGTCGCGCCAAGCAAAACCTTCAACCTGGCAGGGCTTCAGGCTTCCGCCGCTCTGATTCCAAACAAGGAGCTGAAGGCAAAATTCAAGAAAGTCCAGGAGCAGCAAGGATTCTTTACATTGAATGCCTTTGCGATTGCCGGGATGGAAGCTGCCTACCGGGAAGGCGAAGAATGGCTAGAGCAGCTTCTAGACTACTTGGATGAGAATATGAAGATTGCAACCGATTTTATGGCCGAACACCTGCCATCATTAAAACCGATGAAAGCAGATGCCACCTACCTCCTATGGATCGACTGCCGTGAACTTGGCTTGAGCGATGAGGAAATCAAGGAGCAGCTGCTGGAAAAAGGAAAACTCGGATTGGAACCAGGTACGAAGTATGGTGAAGGCGGCGAAGGTTTCGTCAGGATGAATCTTGCCTGCCCTCGCGAAACCTTGAATGAAGGACTAGAAAGGCTGAAAAAGGCATTCAGCTAA
- a CDS encoding DUF378 domain-containing protein translates to MSGIQRAALVLTIIGAINWGLVGFFQFDLVAAIFGGQDSALARIIYGLVGLAGLINIGLLFAPSEREERAAEPRATR, encoded by the coding sequence ATGAGCGGTATTCAACGAGCAGCACTAGTACTTACCATTATCGGAGCCATCAACTGGGGCTTAGTAGGATTCTTCCAATTTGACCTTGTTGCAGCTATTTTCGGCGGACAGGATTCAGCATTGGCTCGAATCATCTATGGATTAGTCGGTCTTGCCGGTCTTATAAACATCGGACTTCTATTCGCACCAAGCGAAAGAGAAGAAAGAGCGGCAGAACCGAGAGCTACTCGATAA
- a CDS encoding alpha/beta fold hydrolase: MEFARNKTVRGIDLYYEHYQNPDAKETLVLLHGFLSSTFSFRHLIPLLKEDYNVISVDLPPFGKSGKVSSFKYSYENLATTVVELMKSLGVREFNVVGHSMGGQIAMNILLHYPQYVKKGILLCSSGYLKKAKLPLVLSSYIPYFHLYVKFHLARSGVKQNLQNVVYDHSMINDEMLYGYLSPFLEDDIFKALTMMIRHREGDLSAEDLRKINAPCLLIWGEHDKVVPVRIGRKLNKDLKNSELVILKETGHLVPEERPEDVHQLINGFMAAEEIAEATANGSR; this comes from the coding sequence ATGGAATTCGCCAGGAATAAAACTGTAAGAGGAATCGACCTTTACTATGAGCACTACCAGAACCCAGACGCAAAGGAAACTCTGGTTCTGCTGCATGGTTTTCTTTCCTCTACTTTCAGCTTCAGGCATTTGATCCCCCTTTTAAAAGAGGATTATAACGTCATTTCGGTGGACCTCCCCCCTTTTGGAAAAAGCGGCAAGGTCTCCAGCTTCAAATATTCCTATGAGAATCTGGCCACAACAGTCGTTGAGCTGATGAAATCCCTTGGCGTCCGCGAATTCAATGTCGTAGGGCATTCAATGGGAGGGCAAATTGCCATGAATATTCTTTTGCATTATCCGCAATATGTGAAAAAAGGAATCTTGCTTTGCAGTTCAGGATACTTGAAAAAGGCAAAGCTGCCGCTTGTCCTTTCAAGCTACATCCCGTACTTCCATTTGTATGTCAAGTTCCACCTGGCACGTTCGGGTGTAAAACAAAACTTGCAGAACGTCGTGTATGACCATTCGATGATCAATGATGAAATGCTGTATGGCTATCTCTCTCCTTTCTTGGAGGATGATATTTTCAAAGCGTTGACGATGATGATCCGCCACCGGGAGGGCGACTTATCTGCAGAAGATTTACGTAAAATCAATGCACCTTGCCTGCTGATTTGGGGTGAACACGATAAAGTCGTTCCCGTCCGGATCGGGAGGAAGCTGAATAAGGATTTGAAGAATTCAGAGCTCGTCATTTTAAAAGAGACCGGTCATCTCGTACCAGAGGAGCGCCCAGAAGATGTCCACCAGCTGATTAACGGGTTCATGGCAGCAGAGGAAATAGCTGAAGCAACAGCAAACGGCAGCCGCTGA
- a CDS encoding RNA polymerase sigma factor, which yields MNDDELVFRARNGNMQAFAELIDIHTPTVKRFAFQLGNKYDDIDDITQEVFVRVYRFLDQFSHAKFTTWLYKITLNVTRDFARSKQRQLKKVLKIGKERSYDGKTAEESILRYEEDRTLHECIQKMDEKYRIPIVLFYFHDKSYEEIAEITGASLSNVKTRMSRGKEHLKKLLTLAEKKEGANHG from the coding sequence ATGAATGATGATGAATTAGTATTCCGGGCCCGGAATGGCAATATGCAGGCTTTCGCGGAGTTAATCGATATCCATACACCAACCGTAAAGCGATTTGCCTTCCAGCTCGGGAACAAATATGACGACATAGATGATATCACCCAGGAAGTGTTCGTCAGGGTATACCGCTTCCTCGACCAATTCTCACATGCGAAATTCACGACCTGGCTCTATAAAATCACCTTGAATGTGACGAGGGATTTTGCGCGCAGTAAACAAAGGCAGCTCAAGAAAGTGCTGAAGATTGGCAAGGAACGTTCATACGACGGGAAGACAGCAGAGGAAAGCATCCTTCGGTATGAGGAAGACAGGACACTGCATGAGTGCATTCAAAAAATGGATGAGAAATATCGCATCCCGATTGTCCTCTTTTATTTTCACGATAAAAGCTATGAAGAAATCGCGGAGATTACCGGTGCATCCTTGTCAAATGTAAAGACAAGGATGTCGAGAGGGAAAGAACACTTGAAGAAGCTGCTCACTCTGGCCGAAAAGAAGGAGGGTGCAAACCATGGATGA